Genomic DNA from Paenibacillus donghaensis:
CCGTCCAGCCACAATTTCAAGTGCAAGACTAGTTACTTATAAGATCCAGCTAGGAGTTAAAAGGTTATTCTGGAACGTTTGGAGCAATTAGATGCGAAACTGCAACTAAAATCCGCCGAATCGTGACTCAGCAGGCGTTTAAGTGCGATTCTGCAACTAATTTCGAGTAAATCTGGAATGGGACGCTCAAAAGACGAAATTAAGTGCCTTTTTGCATCTATTACCTCCAAAACGGAAAAAAACCGTAAATTAGATGCACTTTCGCAACTAAATAAGACGACTCCAAGCTGAATGAGCCTTCTACCGGAGAGCAGCAGCTACAGTAATACAAGCTTCCAACGGAGGCAGCAATGAGCTCAACAGCCGGCAACGTTCGATGCATCAGCAGTTCAGTCAGCAGTCTTAATTATCAGCAAACAGCCAACCCCCAATAATCAGGGATTAGCTGCTTGGTATGTCCGGTTATTCCAGCCGGTTGTTCCAGCACGTTGTTGCGCCTGGTTACACCAGCCCGTTAATCAAATGCAATCATATCCCGGTAAGCACCGGGAAAAGAATCTTCGATGATCGTAGCTCCGAGGGTTCTCTGATAGAAGGGGATCGCTTCTTCAGCCCAGCCGATGACGGCGTAGGCGTAACCGTTCTCATGCATCGCATGCATGCAGGCTAGCAGCAGCGCCTTGCCGATCCCGCTGCCGCGGTGACCCTCCAGAACCCCGGTCGGTCCGAAGAAATTCTTCACCAGCACATCATGGCAGGCAAACCCGATGATCTGTTTGTCCTTCACGGCCACAAAGCAATGAACCGGGAGGTGGGCGAAGGCGGCTTCACATTCATTGCGCCAATTGGCCGAGAAATGACTGGCAACAAAATCAACGACCCGGTGTTTGTCTGCGGTCATCGCACGTTTGATCTGGATTCCCTGCGAGCGCAGCTT
This window encodes:
- a CDS encoding GNAT family N-acetyltransferase; the encoded protein is MPDMLVKLYNLPDSQELLLKLRSQGIQIKRAMTADKHRVVDFVASHFSANWRNECEAAFAHLPVHCFVAVKDKQIIGFACHDVLVKNFFGPTGVLEGHRGSGIGKALLLACMHAMHENGYAYAVIGWAEEAIPFYQRTLGATIIEDSFPGAYRDMIAFD